The Rahnella aquatilis CIP 78.65 = ATCC 33071 genomic sequence CGTGCCCTGACTGTGGGCAACAATATTGATGGTGTCATTCTGAGTTAACGGATTTTGTCTGATATCTAAAATCAGATCCGCCAGACGGCGTGCGGCATAAGCCTGATAAATCCGGTGCGGGTTTTGGTAAATAGGATGACTCCAGTCCCCGTGATTTTCGAGATCACTGCGGGATTTGAATAACCCGACGGCTTCTAAAATACGGCCGGATGCACCGGGACCAAACATATCAGGAATGCAGGTGGTGGCATTGGCAAAAGTGCCGCCGCCTTTGGCGGATGTCAGATCAAGCCAGTTATTGAGATTATCGATATTCTGGTTGTCATGTTGTCGTATTTTGACGGCGTCATTTTCGCGGTAGGTATCGTAAGGCAGGTCAGCGTTATGGTGTTTTTCGAGTAAGTCTTTTCGGTATTGCTTCTGATCCTGCTCCCAGGTGTCATGGTCGACCGGTTTATAACCCCAGTAAAACGGGATCACCGGTGAGCGGTTAGCGACCCCGATACAGGTGTGATCCTGCACACTACAGGTGAGTTTTGCGACATTGTCATCGGCGTCGGAAATCATGAATTCGTGCGTTTTCCATTCATGGGGATGAATATCCTGACGCCCGAGGCGGGTATTCAGTCCGGCACAAATGCCGGTATCCTGATCCTGATAAGCCTCACCGACATCATTTACGCCGTGGACCAGAATCACAATGCAGGGAAGCGGACGCATAACGGCACAGTTTTGGATTGTCATTGCACCTGCACTGACAGGGCGTCCAATATCATCCTCTGATAAAAACTTTGGATTGCGAATATTTTTGTGAATCATTTCACTCATCGTTTAATTCCTTCTAAACATCTATTTAATTAACGACTTCCTATAAGCACGTTCAATAATACTCTCTGTAAAATAATGGGTTAACTGTAATAATCTAACATGTTTCCCGAGATTTGAGATAGGGCCCGTCAACCACTGAGTCCCGCAGAATAAGCTCAGACACAAACTTATTCTGCTCGGACAAATAGCCGCCGTCGAGCATGGAAATAATCTGGCTGATGACTTCGCTGACCATATCGCTGACCGGATCTTTCACGCTCGACAGCGCGGGAATAAGAAACGGCGCGGTGGGAATATTATCAAACCCGATCACCGAAACCTGCGCGGGTACGGCAATACCGGCGTCGTTCAGTCTTTTCATTGCACCAATGGCCATTTCATCGTTACTGGCCAGAATGGCGCTGAAGGGTTCACCGCGCGCCAGCAGGGTGTCCGCAGCAGCAGCACCGCTGGCCGCAGACCATTTCCCCTGCGCAATCAGCGATTCTTTTACCGGTAATCCGGCTGCCGTAAGCGCCTCTTTATAACCCGAAAGACGTTCGATGGCGGTCGGGGAATCCAGCGAGCCGGTGATAAACGCAATATGATGGTGGCCGCGTTCAATCAGCGCCTGAGTAGCATTAAAACCGGAACCTTTGTGGTCGCAATAAATACAATGGCTCTGATGTTTGCGCAATTTACGGTTAACCACCATCACCGGTTTTTTATATTTGTCGATCAGTTCATCCATTTCATCAACAGATAAAAAGCGCGGATAAATAATAATGCCGTCACAGCGTAAATCATGCAGAAACTGAATGGCTTCGCGCTCTTCTCCGGCGCTGTGTTTGCCATCTACCAGGATCAGCTGACGTCCGTTGGCGTCGAGTTTTTTGGCCGCCTGAGAAATTATCTCACTGAAATAGTTGCCGTTATACAGCGTGTTGGTCACCACCAGACCGATGCACATCGACTTGCTGGTCGCCAGATTGCGCGCCAGCAGATTAGGCCGGTATCCCGCTTCCTCAATGGCTTTAAACACCTGATCTTTCGTTTCCTGGCTCACATAACCTTTACCGGAAAGCACACGGGAAACGGTGGCTTTGGAAACGCCCGCTTTGGTTGCCACTTCCTGCATTGTCGACATCAGGGCTTCCTGAAAGAGAAAAATGATGCGTCATTCTACACATTTCAGCCGTTTTGCGATGTTTTTGGCATGCCAGAACGGCAGTGGGCGATCGTCATCACAAAAATAAAACAGCATTGCAGATTTTTATTGAAGTATGAATAAGAACTGCACATTCTCGTATGAAACCGGTTACCTATCGTTTCACAGCATTTCGCAAAAGTAAGCATAACGTTCATCAATAACGGTTTCACAGAAGCCAGGGCTTCTGAAAAACATTCATAACCCTATGAATCCGAGAGAGTTGTTACTCATGTCTAAAAATTTTGCAGCAATATCACAGTCGATTGTTGATGCCATCGGCGGCCCACAGAACGTGGCGGCAGTGACGCACTGCATGACGCGTCTGCGCTTTGTGCTGAATGACGAATCTGCGGTTGATGCCGCCACACTGAAAGCCATCACCGGCGTGATGGGCGTGGTGCGCAACGAAAAACAGTGTCAGGTGATCATCGGTAACAACGTTTCTCAGGCGTACGCTGAAGTGCTGAAATTGCTGCCGGAAGGGTTTTCTGCCAGCGACAATGATGCGCCGGTAAAAAACAAAATCACCCTGAAACGCATCGGTTCCGGCATTCTCGATGCGCTGATCGGCACCATGTCACCGCTGATCCCGGCCATTATCGGCGGCTCCATGGTGAAACTGCTGGCGATGATCCTGGACATGACGGGCGTGTTCGAGAAAGGTGCCTCAACGCTGGTGATCCTCAATACCATCGGTGACGGCGCGTTCTTCTTCCTGCCGGTGATGGTGGCGGCCTCGGCGGCGGTGAAATTTAAAACCAATATGTCGCTGGCGATCGCCATTGCCGGGATCCTGGTCCATCCGGCGTTTATCGATTTAATGGCGAAAGCGGCGCAGGGGCAGAAAGTCGAATTTATCGGCATTTCCGTCACGGCGGTGAAATACACCTATACCGTGATCCCGGCGCTGTGCATGACCTGGCTGCTGTCTTACATTGAAAAGTGGGTCGATCGCATCACGCCGGTTGTCACCAAAAACTTCCTGAAACCGATGCTGATTATGCTGATCGCCGCCCCCATCGCTATCATGCTGATTGGCCCGCTGGGTATC encodes the following:
- a CDS encoding LacI family DNA-binding transcriptional regulator — its product is MSTMQEVATKAGVSKATVSRVLSGKGYVSQETKDQVFKAIEEAGYRPNLLARNLATSKSMCIGLVVTNTLYNGNYFSEIISQAAKKLDANGRQLILVDGKHSAGEEREAIQFLHDLRCDGIIIYPRFLSVDEMDELIDKYKKPVMVVNRKLRKHQSHCIYCDHKGSGFNATQALIERGHHHIAFITGSLDSPTAIERLSGYKEALTAAGLPVKESLIAQGKWSAASGAAAADTLLARGEPFSAILASNDEMAIGAMKRLNDAGIAVPAQVSVIGFDNIPTAPFLIPALSSVKDPVSDMVSEVISQIISMLDGGYLSEQNKFVSELILRDSVVDGPYLKSRETC
- the ascF gene encoding PTS cellobiose/arbutin/salicin transporter subunit IIBC, which codes for MSKNFAAISQSIVDAIGGPQNVAAVTHCMTRLRFVLNDESAVDAATLKAITGVMGVVRNEKQCQVIIGNNVSQAYAEVLKLLPEGFSASDNDAPVKNKITLKRIGSGILDALIGTMSPLIPAIIGGSMVKLLAMILDMTGVFEKGASTLVILNTIGDGAFFFLPVMVAASAAVKFKTNMSLAIAIAGILVHPAFIDLMAKAAQGQKVEFIGISVTAVKYTYTVIPALCMTWLLSYIEKWVDRITPVVTKNFLKPMLIMLIAAPIAIMLIGPLGIWIGTGISAVVYTVHSYLGWLSVAIMGAAWPLLVMTGMHRVFTPTIIQTIAETGKEGMVMPSEIGANLSLGGSSLAVAWRTKNPELRQTALAAAASAIVAGISEPALYGVALRLKRPLIACLISGFICGGVAGLGGLASHSMASPGLFTSVQFFDPSNPMSIVWVAGVMVLAVVISFFTTLLLGFEDIPVETVTPKETKMAEPAASTAFAVSQSAVK